Proteins encoded by one window of Sphingosinicella sp. BN140058:
- a CDS encoding M28 family metallopeptidase — MRRFLLASAAVSLLLSPAAPAQPSEPSFTPERFRAHVAFLADDRLEGRDAGTRGFDIGALYVASQFESLGLKPAGDGGWYQKVPFAQFTIDGPATAVSVGGRRFAHGEGVVVSPAAEAGSQTINAPVVFAGYGIDAPEAGIDDYKGLDVRGKIVAVLGGYPKNLPSDVGAHLNSEKRRMAEQNGAIGIITLRTNAETKNRPWARVVARAGEPMMTWIGKDGAAYSPAPGIRFRATFDSAAAEALFAGARTPLGKVLAEADRAGARPKGFALKQSVRFEQANTRGETVSENVVAMLPGSDPALAGETVLLMAHLDHLGIHGDGEDKINNGAMDNATGVATMIEVARAMSQSGERPKRSILFAAVTAEEDGLLGAQYLANNPVAPKMVGVVNLDMPVLLYDFQDVIAFGAEHSTMGPIVASAARKMGVTLSPDPLPEEGLFTRSDHYRFVQKGVPSVFLMTGFANGGKEKFTGFLANTYHGPKDDVQQPINWDAGAKFARINYLIARELADAPQAPLWYADSFFGKTVATEQPKAQR; from the coding sequence ATGCGCCGCTTCCTTCTCGCTTCCGCCGCCGTCTCCCTCCTCCTATCCCCCGCCGCGCCTGCCCAGCCTTCGGAACCGAGCTTCACGCCGGAGCGCTTCCGGGCGCACGTCGCCTTCCTCGCCGACGATCGGCTCGAGGGCCGCGATGCCGGCACACGCGGCTTCGACATCGGCGCGCTCTACGTTGCCAGTCAGTTCGAGAGTCTCGGCCTGAAGCCCGCCGGCGACGGCGGCTGGTACCAGAAGGTGCCCTTCGCACAGTTCACGATCGATGGCCCCGCCACTGCCGTGTCGGTCGGCGGGCGCCGCTTCGCGCATGGCGAGGGCGTCGTGGTCAGCCCCGCCGCCGAAGCCGGATCGCAGACCATCAACGCGCCGGTGGTGTTCGCCGGATACGGCATCGACGCCCCCGAAGCCGGGATTGACGATTACAAGGGCCTCGACGTCCGCGGCAAGATCGTGGCGGTGCTGGGCGGCTACCCCAAGAACCTGCCGAGTGACGTCGGCGCGCATCTCAACAGCGAGAAGCGGCGCATGGCGGAGCAGAACGGCGCGATCGGCATCATCACCCTGCGCACCAATGCGGAGACGAAGAACCGCCCATGGGCGCGCGTCGTCGCCCGCGCGGGCGAACCGATGATGACCTGGATCGGCAAGGACGGCGCCGCTTACTCGCCGGCACCGGGCATCCGCTTTCGAGCCACGTTCGACAGCGCCGCGGCCGAAGCCCTGTTCGCCGGTGCGCGCACGCCGCTCGGCAAGGTGCTCGCCGAGGCCGATCGCGCCGGCGCGCGTCCGAAGGGTTTCGCGCTCAAGCAAAGCGTCCGCTTCGAACAGGCCAACACGCGCGGCGAGACCGTGAGCGAGAACGTGGTCGCGATGCTGCCCGGATCCGATCCCGCGCTCGCCGGCGAGACCGTGCTCCTGATGGCGCATCTAGACCATCTCGGCATCCACGGCGACGGCGAGGACAAGATCAACAACGGCGCGATGGACAACGCCACCGGCGTCGCGACCATGATCGAAGTCGCGCGCGCGATGAGCCAGAGCGGCGAGCGGCCCAAGCGATCGATCCTATTCGCAGCGGTCACCGCCGAGGAAGACGGGCTGCTCGGCGCCCAGTATCTCGCCAACAATCCGGTCGCGCCGAAGATGGTTGGCGTGGTCAATCTCGATATGCCCGTTTTGCTGTACGACTTTCAGGACGTGATCGCCTTCGGCGCCGAGCACAGCACGATGGGGCCGATCGTCGCCAGCGCTGCCCGCAAGATGGGCGTCACGCTGAGCCCCGATCCGTTGCCCGAAGAGGGGCTGTTCACCCGCTCCGACCATTACCGCTTCGTGCAAAAGGGCGTCCCGTCGGTGTTCCTGATGACCGGCTTCGCCAATGGCGGGAAGGAGAAGTTTACCGGCTTCCTCGCCAATACCTATCACGGGCCGAAGGACGATGTGCAGCAGCCTATCAACTGGGACGCCGGCGCCAAATTCGCGCGGATCAACTATCTGATCGCACGCGAACTCGCCGATGCGCCGCAGGCGCCGCTTTGGTATGCCGACAGCTTCTTCGGCAAGACGGTCGCCACGGAGCAGCCAAAAGCCCAGCGTTAG